The Tepidisphaeraceae bacterium genomic sequence TCTGCGACAAGATCTGGGCGGCCGGGTTGGACACTGTTCTCCTCGTCGCCCCCACCTCCGACCCCGCCCGGCGGCAGCAAATTGCTGACTTGTCGAGCGGGTTCGTCTACTATCTGTCCGTGTCCGGCATCACCGGTGAAAGGGCCACGCTACCCCCAGAATTAGCTGCGGGAGTGGCTGAAATGCGGAAAATTAGCCCCAATCCGGTGTGCGTTGGATTTGGGATCTCTAACTCAAGCCACGTCAAGCAATTACACGCCGTGGCGGATGGCGCAATCGTGGGCAGCGCGTTAGTCAAAAAGATGACCGAACGGCTATCGGACGGACCGGCCGCAATTGCTGAGGCCGCAAGGGGTTACTGCAGGCAGCTTTTGGCGTAGAGCGGCAGCGCCAGGTTAGTCGTGCCAAACATAGTTAGAAAAATCGCTTCCCCTGCTAACCGGAACCTGCAGTAGGGTGTCTAGCTTATGGAACAGGTAGCCAAGCATTTTGTGCCGGCCGAAGAGAATATGCCGGCGGTCGTGGGCCGCATTGGTCCCGACGATCCGCGTCCGACGCAGGTCGATCGCAGCAGTGAAGGTCCGACCGACGCCGCGCTCGTCGCCCGCGTTCTGAGCGGTGATCGCCCGGCGTTCGACGTGTTGATCGCTCGGTATCAACGGCAAGCCGTCGCGGTGTCGTATCGGTTGCTGGGTAATGGCCAGGACGCCTTGGACGTAACGCAGGACGCGTTCTTCAAGGCGTTCAACAGCCTGCCGACGCTGCAGAACCCGCAGGCGTTCGGTGGCTGGCTGATGCGGATCGTGTCGAACCTGTCGCTGAACTATCGTCGGGGTCGAAAGACGCGCACGAAGGCGCAATTGCCCTTGGACGACATGCTGACCGGTGAGGGCGCGACCGAGAGCACCAGCGACTGGGCCGCCAACACCGCCGACCCCGCCCGCACGCTTGCCAGCCGGGAAATGGGCGCGAAGTTGAACGAAGCGATGGCGGCGTTGCCGGAGAAACAGCGGGCGGCGCTCGTGATGTTCACGATCGAGCAGATGCCGCAGAAGGACGTCGCCGAGGCGCTCAAGTGCAGCGTGGAAGCGGTGAAGTGGCACGTGTTCCAGGGTCGTAAGAAACTGAAGGAACTGCTCAAGGATCACCTTTGATGCAGCGCCGAACGGAGAAGTGACGCAGTGGCCATCAGCAGCGATCTGGAAATCCTCATCAGCCGCTACGCCGAGGGCGACGATACGCTTACCCCCGCCGAGCGGCAGCGTGTCGAGCAGGCGCTGGACACCGACGCCGAAGCCAACGAACTGCTGGCCGGTGAACATCGCCTGACGGACCTGCTGCGCGCCGCACCGCTGCCCGACGTCAATTACGAACTGCTGGCCGCCCGCATCAGCGCAAATATCCCGCAGGCCGCGGTCCAGACCGAATCGCGGCCGGTGACGGCGTCGCGGTCGTTCTGGTCGGGCTCGAAGCTGGCGTTGGCGGCGTCGGTGTTGATCGCTGCGGGCGTCGCGATCCCGATGTTGAACAATGACGTTGAACGGGGCAACAACGCGCCGGTTCCGATCTCAACCGGTGGCGCTGAATCGAGTATGACCGCCGTCGCCCCGGTGACGATCCGAGCCGTCAACGGTGGCACGACGAGCGTCGCCGTTACGCCCGCGGACGCGCCAAACGTCGTCATCGGTCCTTCCCCCGCGGTCGCCGGTCGACCCGCGAGCGATCGCTACACCGAGGCCCCCGCAGGCAATCGCCCGGCAAAGGTCGTCATCAGCGGTGAGAATTCCCAGCCCACCAACGACAACCCCTTGGCCCCCCGGTAGCCCGGCGGACTCGCGCTCGTCTGTAGGACAGGCATTTCTGCCTGGCTCTCCCGCCGTATCCCTGGCCTCGGCTCCTCTGCTGGTACGAACTCTTCACGAATGTTTCTCCCGCCTTGTCTTCGGCCCCATGGCTTCTGGGTAAGGCAACGCGAAGAAGTGGAATTGAACCACAGAGAACACAGAGGACACCGAGAAGAGACAAAGAGAGTTTGGAGATAGGATCTGGCGTGGACACTTGGAACGCTCGTTGGGAACCCGCCATTCGCCGCTGGAGGAAGCTATAACGCTTAAACCGCTCCCACGCCGCAATCCATAACCTTCGCGTCGGTTCTCTGTCTTCCCTCTGTGCTCTCTGTGTCCTCTGTGGTTCAATGTCTTGACCAACTTCCAACAAGGCTCCACATGCTCCGCCATCTGATGCTCGTCATGTTCCTGCTCACCACCTCGATCGCTCAAGCCCAGAACAGCCCGACGAGCGCTTTGATCAACGAGGCGCTCGACCAACCCGTGAACCTGCAGTTGAATACGACGTTGCCGCAGGCGCTGAACGCAATCACCGACCAAACCGGCGTGCGCATCGAGGTCGAGCGGGCCGTGTGGGAACTGCTGCCGTGGGGCCAGCAGACGAACGTGTCGGCCAACATCAACAACATCACCCTACGGGCGGGCTTGGACAGCATCTGCCAGAAGCTCGGCTTGACGGCCGTGCTGACCGAGCGAACCGTCGAGTTGCGCCCCCTGCCGGCACTGGCGCGATTGGGCCGCCGGGCGACGCAGCAGGAATTGCAGATCCTCGACCTGCTCGCCCGTACGCCACTGCCCGAGATCGCCGGCGAGCCACGCGTCCGCAGCCTGCTGGCAGCGATCGACGAGCGGTTGGAATCGACGCGCAGCGGCTTCGCCACCGAGAACCGCGTTGGCATGGAATTGAACGACCGCCCGCTGTCGTTGCGCCGGGGGCTGTCGCTCTACGACGCGCTGGAGGCGATGAACGCCCAGACCGAGGCCACCTGGCACCCGGCCGGAAAGACGGTGGTCGTCCTGACCAAGGAAGATCAGATCCGCACGCAGCTCAGCAAGCGCGTCACCCGCAACTACGCCGACGTGCCGATCGGCCAAACGCTGACTGAGCTATCGCAATTGGCCGGCGTTGACTTTACGGTCGAACCGGGCGCGTTCCAGCGCATCGCGCCGGAATTTCGCACGGTGAAGTTGCTGCTGGACAACGCCAGCATCGAACAAGCCTTGGAACACATCAGTGGGTTCACCGGCTTGGGCTACGTCATCAACGCACGCGGCGTCTACCTCTGGGCCGCCGCCACCGGCACGCCCACCACGACGGGCCGCGATCCGGTCATCGCGCTGATCGAGGTCACCCCCGGTGTGCAGGTGCTGGTGCCGCAGTCGCAGGTACCGCCTGAGGCCCGCGAGCGCCTGCGCACACTGACACTGCAGAAGATCGAGGAACTCTCGCGCGAGCCCGCAACCACTCGTCCGACGACGGCGCCGTAGAAGACGCATCATCCTCCCAGTAAGCCTCTTCTGTAGGACAGGCATTTCTGCCTGTCTCTGCCCCGTATCCGCTCTGTAGACTTTCTCCCTTCTGTGGCGCAGTTGAAAACCAAATACAGACGTGGGAAGATCGGGGGAACAGACAGGTAGGAATGTCTGTCGTACAGAAGGTCCGACAAGCGGTTAAGGCCTGAACGCGTTCGACGCCTAATTCTTCTTGCCCAGCCGTGCCACCAACCGCCAGACGAAGTGCGGCGAGAGCGCGCGCGTCTGCGTCTTGTTGAACGCATCCACAATCTCATCGAACCGCGAGCTGTACGGCAACCGGTCGCGCCGGCCTAAGTCATCACCAAGCATCTGACGCAGCCGCTTCTGATCTTCCGGCGAGATGTCAGGCGGAATAGACTTCGACTCACCCAGCTTCGGCAGCTTGCCGGCCTTTCGCTGGTTCAGCAGGTGCCGCCAGGTTTCGGCACGCGTCGGCTTCGGATCGGCATAGCTGGCGACGTACCCGCGGTACAGCTTCTCGAACTGCGGCGTGTAGGGC encodes the following:
- a CDS encoding RNA polymerase sigma factor, with translation MEQVAKHFVPAEENMPAVVGRIGPDDPRPTQVDRSSEGPTDAALVARVLSGDRPAFDVLIARYQRQAVAVSYRLLGNGQDALDVTQDAFFKAFNSLPTLQNPQAFGGWLMRIVSNLSLNYRRGRKTRTKAQLPLDDMLTGEGATESTSDWAANTADPARTLASREMGAKLNEAMAALPEKQRAALVMFTIEQMPQKDVAEALKCSVEAVKWHVFQGRKKLKELLKDHL